Proteins from one Hemibagrus wyckioides isolate EC202008001 linkage group LG16, SWU_Hwy_1.0, whole genome shotgun sequence genomic window:
- the stoml3b gene encoding stomatin (EPB72)-like 3b isoform X1, whose protein sequence is MEMEGRVERGTASKTDLISESKPGLGFCGWILVALSTFFTVLLFPITIGISLKIVKEYERAVIFRLGRITARKPKGPGIFFIIPCTDSFVKVDMRTVSFDIPPQEILTKDSVTVSVDGVVYFRVSDPIASVANVTNADYSTRLLAQTTLRNVLGTKNLAEVLSDREGISHSMQMTLDDATDSWGIKVERVEIKDVKLPQQLQRAMAAEAEATREARAKVIAAEGEMNASRALKEASLVIAESPSALQLRYLQTLNTIAAEKNSTIIFPLPIDMMGHFLKK, encoded by the exons ATGGAAATGGAGGGTCGAGTAGAAAGAGGAACTGCAAGCAAGACAGACTTAATTA GTGAGAGTAAACCAGGCCTTGGCTTTTGTGGATGGATCCTTGTTGCTCTGTCTACGTTTTTCACAGTGCTGTTGTTCCCGATCACAATTGGTATTAGCCTCAAG ATTGTTAAGGAATATGAACGAGCTGTAATATTCAGACTTGGCCGCATCACAGCTAGAAAGCCAAAGGGACCAG GTATCTTCTTTATCATTCCCTGCACTGACAGCTTTGTAAAGGTGGACATGAGAACAGTATCATTCGACATTCCTCCTCAAGAG ATTCTGACAAAGGACTCGGTGACAGTAAGTGTGGACGGAGTGGTGTATTTCCGGGTGAGTGATCCCATCGCCTCTGTGGCAAATGTCACCAATGCTGATTACTCTACACGCCTGCTTGCCCAGACTACCCTAAGGAACGTTCTGGGCACCAAGAACCTAGCTGAGGTTTTGTCAGATCGTGAGGGCATCTCTCACAGTATGCAG ATGACTTTGGATGATGCCACAGACTCTTGGGGCATCAAGGTGGAGCGTGTGGAAATAAAGGACGTGAAACTGCCTCAACAGCTTCAGAGGGCCATGGCAGCCGAGGCTGAGGCAACCCGCGAGGCTAGAGCTAAG GTGATCGCAGCAGAGGGAGAAATGAACGCTTCACGTGCTCTGAAAGAGGCTTCACTGGTGATCGCTGAGTCTCCATCTGCTCTACAGCTCCGCTACCTGCAGACCCTCAACACCATCGCTGCTGAGAAGAACTCCACCATCATCTTCCCACTGCCCATAGACATGATGGGTCACTttctgaaaaaatga
- the stoml3b gene encoding stomatin (EPB72)-like 3b isoform X2 — protein sequence MFNHKTNKCESKPGLGFCGWILVALSTFFTVLLFPITIGISLKIVKEYERAVIFRLGRITARKPKGPGIFFIIPCTDSFVKVDMRTVSFDIPPQEILTKDSVTVSVDGVVYFRVSDPIASVANVTNADYSTRLLAQTTLRNVLGTKNLAEVLSDREGISHSMQMTLDDATDSWGIKVERVEIKDVKLPQQLQRAMAAEAEATREARAKVIAAEGEMNASRALKEASLVIAESPSALQLRYLQTLNTIAAEKNSTIIFPLPIDMMGHFLKK from the exons ATGTTTAaccacaaaacaaataaat GTGAGAGTAAACCAGGCCTTGGCTTTTGTGGATGGATCCTTGTTGCTCTGTCTACGTTTTTCACAGTGCTGTTGTTCCCGATCACAATTGGTATTAGCCTCAAG ATTGTTAAGGAATATGAACGAGCTGTAATATTCAGACTTGGCCGCATCACAGCTAGAAAGCCAAAGGGACCAG GTATCTTCTTTATCATTCCCTGCACTGACAGCTTTGTAAAGGTGGACATGAGAACAGTATCATTCGACATTCCTCCTCAAGAG ATTCTGACAAAGGACTCGGTGACAGTAAGTGTGGACGGAGTGGTGTATTTCCGGGTGAGTGATCCCATCGCCTCTGTGGCAAATGTCACCAATGCTGATTACTCTACACGCCTGCTTGCCCAGACTACCCTAAGGAACGTTCTGGGCACCAAGAACCTAGCTGAGGTTTTGTCAGATCGTGAGGGCATCTCTCACAGTATGCAG ATGACTTTGGATGATGCCACAGACTCTTGGGGCATCAAGGTGGAGCGTGTGGAAATAAAGGACGTGAAACTGCCTCAACAGCTTCAGAGGGCCATGGCAGCCGAGGCTGAGGCAACCCGCGAGGCTAGAGCTAAG GTGATCGCAGCAGAGGGAGAAATGAACGCTTCACGTGCTCTGAAAGAGGCTTCACTGGTGATCGCTGAGTCTCCATCTGCTCTACAGCTCCGCTACCTGCAGACCCTCAACACCATCGCTGCTGAGAAGAACTCCACCATCATCTTCCCACTGCCCATAGACATGATGGGTCACTttctgaaaaaatga
- the LOC131367370 gene encoding lysosomal proton-coupled steroid conjugate and bile acid symporter SLC46A3, with translation MHCVLGSKVPDCRAGGEMGCVTVIEPVVGLHAFAMFMTYPLVEQYIYRRLWEQLSGSPFPVSVNQSHCSNYTNLSIHQAVQKETSHFLIQTELCFLFPSLVSSMFLVSYSDYCGRKVAMVPPLVGSFLFTLTYFIVSKYSLSLSYLLGAAFFAGIFGGKSTLTGGCFSYVADCCGQDQAENRKREKTVRMARLDMVLGVLSGLGSLCTGFYIQAAGFSWPFLSASILHLLNLIYVLGILKEPQCPLTLNQSLSSHRADAEPPSQATPQVMTRRFYGVYLLFAASTRRQNTLLLLILSAFVFYKVSTLGALSILLLYELNPPLCWSEVLIGYGSSLNTLIYLSSFAGVSLLSQWLPDVHITLLGLLSVATGFFMATFAKTTLLMFLVRLPLLLSIMPAPVMCSMMSKLVLTSEQGAVFACMAFVEMLSMGVAFPLFSSIYSATISWFPGFAFLLAAGLTLIPALLIGVVLWLRLDMEEESGMLTSEDDSEDSTGYEIPH, from the exons ATGCATTGCGTTCTAGGTTCGAAAG TGCCAGACTGCAGAGCAGGAGGTGAGATGGGGTGTGTGACTGTGATTGAACCTGTGGTGGGTCTGCATGCTTTTGCCATGTTTATGACCTATCCTCTAGTAGAGCAGTATATCTACAGGAGGCTGTGGGAACAGCTGAGTGGATCTCCATTTCCTGTCAGTGTAAACCAGTCTCACTGCTCAAACTACACCAATCTAAGTATTCATCAG GCTGTGCAGAAAGAGACGTCCCACTTCCTCATCCAGACTGAGCTGTGCTTCCTCTTTCCCAGCCTGGTCTCCTCAATGTTTCTGGTGTCGTACAGTGACTATTGTGGTCGCAAGGTGGCCATGGTACCCCCTTTGGTGGGCAGTTTTCTCTTCACACTTACTTACTTCATAGTGAGCAAGTACTCCCTCAGCCTCAGCTACCTTCTGGGTGCTGCTTTCTTTGCTGGGATTTTTGGGGGTAAAAGCACTCTGACAGGTGGTTGTTTCTCCTATGTGGCTGACTGCTGTGGACAAGACCAAGCTGAgaatagaaaaagagagaagacagTTCGAATGGCCCGTCTAGACATGGTTCTAGGTGTGCTGTCTGGTTTGGGCTCCCTTTGCACTGGGTTCTATATTCAAGCAGCTGGCTTCAGCTGGCCATTCCTCTCTGCATCCATACTTCATCTGCTCAACCTGATTTATGTGCTGGGGATCCTGAAGGAGCCTCAGTGTCCTTTGACCCTGAACCAGAGCTTGTCCAGCCACAGGGCAGATGCTGAACCTCCCTCTCAAGCTACACCTCAGGTCATGACTAGGCGCTTTTATGGTGTCTACCTGCTTTTTGCAGCTTCTACAAGGAGACAAAATACACTGCTGCTTCTCATCTTGAGTGCCTTTGTCTTCTACAAG GTGTCCACATTAGGTGCCCTGTCCATCCTTCTCTTGTATGAGCTGAATCCTCCACTGTGTTGGAGTGAGGTGCTCATTGGCTACGGATCTTCTCTTAACACTCTGATCTACCTGAGCAGTTTTGCTGGTGTGTCTCTGCTGTCACAATGGCTGCCTGATGTACACATCACCCTGCTTGGACTATTAAGTGTAGCCACTGGCTTTTTCATGGCAACCTTTGCCAAGACCACACTGCTCATGTTTCTGG TTCGACTTCCTCTACTCCTGTCCATCATGCCTGCTCCTGTGATGTGCTCAATGATGTCCAAACTGGTGCTGACCTCTGAACAAG GTGCTGTGTTTGCATGTATGGCCTTTGTGGAAATGTTGAGTATGGGAGTGGCATTCCCACTGTTCAGTAGCATTTACTCTGCTACCATCTCCTGGTTCCCTGGGTTTGCGTTCCTTCTAGCTGCTGGTCTTACCTTAATACCAGCATTACTAATTGG CGTTGTGCTCTGGCTGCGATTAGATATGGAGGAGGAGTCCGGAATGCTGACCTCTGAAGATGACAGTGAGGACAGCACAGGCTATGAGATACCTCATTAA